The Lutibacter profundi genome includes a region encoding these proteins:
- the aroC gene encoding chorismate synthase, whose protein sequence is MSNSFGNLFRLTTFGESHGEAIGGVIDGCPAGVALDLNMIQTELNRRKPGQSKIVTQRKEPDTVQFLSGIFEGKTTGASIGFMIKNVHQRSNDYSHIKDSYRPSHADYTYDKKYGHRDYRGGGRTSARETANWVVGGAVAKQVISDIKINAFTSSVGDIFMEKPYQDVDFSKIESNIVRCPDEITAKKMIARIEEIKKQGDTIGGTVTCVIQNVPVGLGEPIFDKLHAQLGKAMLSINAVKGFEYGSGFCGAKMKGSEHNDIFNTDGSTKTNLSGGIQGGISNGMDIYFRVAFKPVATIMQSQQTIDKESNIVQMKGKGRHDPCVVPRAVPIVEALAAMVLTDFMLLNK, encoded by the coding sequence ATGAGTAATTCTTTTGGTAATTTATTTAGATTAACAACTTTTGGAGAGTCACATGGTGAGGCTATTGGAGGAGTTATTGATGGTTGTCCGGCAGGAGTAGCGTTAGATTTAAATATGATTCAAACTGAATTGAATAGGAGGAAACCTGGGCAATCTAAAATTGTTACACAACGAAAAGAACCAGATACAGTGCAATTTCTATCAGGAATTTTTGAAGGGAAAACTACTGGGGCGTCCATTGGTTTTATGATTAAAAATGTGCACCAACGCTCTAATGACTATTCACATATAAAAGATTCATACAGGCCTTCGCACGCCGATTATACGTACGATAAAAAGTATGGTCATAGAGACTACCGTGGTGGTGGTAGAACTTCTGCTCGTGAAACAGCGAATTGGGTTGTTGGAGGAGCTGTAGCAAAGCAAGTAATTTCTGATATAAAAATTAATGCATTTACTTCTTCAGTAGGAGATATTTTTATGGAAAAACCGTATCAAGATGTTGATTTTTCTAAAATAGAAAGTAATATTGTTCGTTGTCCAGATGAAATTACTGCTAAAAAAATGATTGCTCGTATTGAGGAAATTAAAAAACAAGGAGATACCATTGGAGGTACAGTTACTTGTGTTATTCAAAATGTTCCTGTTGGTTTAGGTGAACCTATTTTTGATAAGCTACACGCCCAATTAGGAAAAGCAATGCTTTCTATTAACGCTGTAAAAGGTTTTGAATATGGAAGTGGATTTTGTGGAGCTAAAATGAAGGGAAGTGAGCACAATGATATTTTTAATACTGATGGAAGTACCAAAACAAACCTTTCGGGAGGAATTCAAGGTGGAATAAGTAATGGAATGGATATTTATTTTAGGGTTGCTTTTAAACCTGTGGCAACTATTATGCAGTCGCAACAAACTATTGATAAAGAAAGTAATATAGTTCAAATGAAAGGGAAAGGTCGTCACGACCCCTGTGTGGTTCCAAGAGCAGTGCCAATTGTAGAAGCATTAGCAGCAATGGTACTAACAGATTTTATGTTACTTAATAAATAA
- a CDS encoding acylphosphatase, translated as MEKVLYKIVVKGKVQGVWFRKYTFNEATRLGIKGFVKNEINNTVYIEAEGTLTTLNEFVKWLHKGSPLSKVSLVTFEMDKLKYYKNFEIYS; from the coding sequence ATGGAAAAAGTATTATATAAAATTGTTGTTAAAGGAAAAGTTCAAGGAGTTTGGTTTCGAAAATATACCTTTAACGAAGCTACAAGATTAGGGATAAAGGGTTTTGTTAAAAATGAAATAAATAACACCGTTTATATTGAGGCTGAAGGTACTTTAACTACACTAAACGAGTTTGTAAAATGGTTACATAAAGGATCTCCACTTTCAAAAGTTTCCTTAGTAACTTTTGAAATGGATAAACTAAAATATTATAAAAATTTTGAAATTTACTCTTAA
- a CDS encoding sulfite exporter TauE/SafE family protein, with translation MDSVLEIIGLIFIGLIAGVINTLAGGGSLLTLPILIFLGLPPNIANGTNRIAILFQNIFTTAGFKSKGVITFPFSIYVGISALIGSLIGAQIAVDIKGETFNKILAIIMVVIVFYMVFKPKTTLFNTLERTSKKYLWISVILFFFVGIYGGFIQAGVGFIILLILSSVNNLSLVKSNAVKVIVVLIYTFSSVAIFAYNDKINWEIGLILAIGNAVGGWFASRWSVNKGDGLVRKFLIVMVIIMAIKLWFF, from the coding sequence ATGGATTCAGTTTTAGAAATTATAGGTTTAATTTTTATTGGTTTAATAGCGGGAGTCATTAATACGCTAGCTGGAGGAGGTTCTTTATTAACTTTACCAATTCTTATTTTTTTAGGATTACCGCCAAATATTGCAAATGGAACGAATAGAATTGCTATTTTATTTCAAAATATTTTTACTACAGCAGGTTTTAAAAGTAAAGGTGTAATTACATTCCCTTTTAGTATTTATGTGGGTATTTCGGCTTTAATTGGTTCATTAATTGGTGCTCAAATAGCTGTTGATATAAAAGGAGAAACTTTTAATAAAATACTTGCAATTATTATGGTTGTAATAGTGTTTTATATGGTTTTTAAACCTAAAACAACACTTTTTAATACACTTGAAAGAACATCTAAAAAATATTTATGGATAAGTGTTATACTTTTCTTTTTTGTAGGTATTTATGGAGGATTTATTCAAGCTGGAGTAGGGTTTATAATATTATTAATTTTATCGTCAGTAAACAACTTATCATTAGTAAAAAGTAATGCAGTTAAAGTAATAGTTGTGTTAATTTATACTTTTTCATCAGTTGCAATATTTGCATATAATGATAAAATAAATTGGGAGATAGGACTGATATTAGCTATTGGTAATGCTGTTGGAGGCTGGTTTGCAAGCAGGTGGTCAGTTAATAAAGGTGACGGTTTGGTTCGGAAATTTTTAATTGTAATGGTTATTATTATGGCAATAAAACTATGGTTTTTTTAA